In the genome of Quercus robur chromosome 3, dhQueRobu3.1, whole genome shotgun sequence, one region contains:
- the LOC126717166 gene encoding sugar transporter ERD6-like 5 isoform X18, producing MGRESIEEGELSTPLVAKEEHHQLYGSDASSGDHACANTTGCDDGGESQSGSSSATGVVVLSTLVAISGSYVFGTAVGYSSPAQSGITDDLGLTVVEYSLFGSILTIGAMIGAIVSGQIADYIGRRGTMGFSEIFCLAGWLAIAFSKGAWWLDLGRLLVGCGMGLFSYVVPIYIAEITPKNLRGGFTTVHQLMICCGVSLTYLIGAFVNWRTLALIGTIPCLVQLLGLFFIPESPKWLAKIGRKKECEAALQHLRGQNADITPEATEIREYTETLQRLSEARILDLFQWKYAHSLIVGVGLMVLQQFGGVNGIAFYASAIFITAGFSGSIGTIAMVIVQVLDSLCRIPTFASA from the exons ATGGGCAGAGAAAGCATTGAAGAAGGAGAGCTATCAACTCCTCTAGTTGCCAAAGAAGAACACCATCAACTATATGGCAGTGATGCTAGTAGTGGTGACCATGCTTGTGCCAACACTACTGGTTGTGATGATGGTGGTGAGAGTCAGAGTGGATCTTCCTCAGCCACAGGTGTGGTTGTGCTTAGCACTTTGGTTGCTATCTCTGGTTCCTATGTTTTTGGCACAGCT GTGGGATATTCATCACCTGCTCAGTCTGGAATCACGGATGACCTAGGTCTTACTGTGGTAGAG TACTCACTTTTTGGTTCGATATTGACAATTGGAGCAATGATAGGTGCAATAGTGAGTGGCCAAATAGCAGATTACATAGGTAGAAGAGGT ACAATGGGCTTTTCAGAGATATTCTGCCTGGCAGGGTGGCTAGCCATAGCATTCTCAAAG GGTGCTTGGTGGCTTGACCTTGGGAGATTGTTGGTAGGTTGTGGGATGGGACTCTTTTCCTATGTG GTACCTATATATATAGCGGAAATAACACCTAAGAATCTTCGGGGAGGGTTTACAACTGTTCATCAA TTGATGATTTGTTGTGGGGTATCGTTAACATATCTAATTGGAGCTTTTGTGAACTGGCGAACTTTGGCTTTGATTG GAACTATACCATGTCTAGTACAACTTCTTGGTCTGTTCTTCATTCCAGAATCTCCAAAATGGCTG gcaaaaattgGTCGAAAGAAAGAGTGTGAAGCTGCTCTACAACACCTTAGGGGGCAGAATGCGGATATCACTCCAGAAGCTACTGAGATTAGA GAGTACACAGAAACCCTTCAACGGCTTTCTGAAGCTAGAATTCTTGACTTATTTCAATGGAAATATGCTCATTCACTTATT GTTGGAGTTGGCTTGATGGTACTACAACAATTTGGAGGAGTCAATGGAATTGCATTTTATGCAAGTGCTATATTCATAACAGCTG GGTTTTCGGGTAGTATTGGGACCATAGCAATGGTCATTGTTCAAGTTCTTGACTCTCTTTGCCGAATTCCGACATTTGCTTCTGCTTAA